Below is a genomic region from Candidatus Bostrichicola ureolyticus.
TTTATTACTTGAAGAAAAATCAGGACAAATAAAAATTCCTATTATTATAGGAATATTAGAAGCACAATCTATTGCTTCAGCTTTAGAAAAAGAACAACATGTAAGACCTTTTACCCATGATCTTTTTGTAAATTTTGCTAAAATTTTTGATTTAAATATGAAATCAGTTATTATATATAAAATATATGATGGAATATTTTTTTCACGCATAATTTTTGAAAAATTATGTGATAAAGGAGAAAAAATAGAAAAAGAAATTGATTCAAGAACATCAGATGCTATAGCTTTAGCTATACGATTTAAATCTCCTATATATGCTACAAAAGAAGTTTTTGATAAAGCTGGTATTCGGTTTGAACATTATTTTTCCTTTTCAGGTGGATTAGATAAAGAAATGAATAATATACAAAATGATTTAAAAAAACTAACAGTGGAAGATTTGCAAAATTTATTAAAACAAGCAGTTATTAATGAAGAATATGAATTTGCAGCTCATATAAAAAAAGAATTAGACAATAGAAAAAATATATGATATATATTTATGGTATACGGCCAATAATAGAAGCTATTAAATCAGGAAAAACTATTTATAATATTTTAATACAAGAAGGTTATAAGAAATCAAATTATATTGAAATTTTCAATTTTATTAAAAAAAAAAATATACCGTTACAAATTGTTAATTCATTAAATCATATTAACAATAAAAATCATCAAGGTATTATAGCTTATATATCACAAATACATTATTCTAAAATAGATCAATTATTACCTAGAATATATGAAAAAGGAAAAAATCCTTTATTACTTATATTGGATAGCATAACTGATGTAAAAAATTTTGGAGCTATAATTCGGACGGCTGCTTCTACAGGTGTAAATGCTATTATTTTCTCAAATAAAAATATAGCTCCCATAAATGCAGATTCAATAAAAACATCATCAGGATGTCTATTCAAAATACCAATATGTAAAGAAAATAATTTAAAAAAAACAATTTTATATATTAAAAATTATGGTATACATATAGTCGCAGCTACAGAAAAAAAAGGTTTTCTTTGGTATGAAAATGATTTCTCTATTCCTACTGCTATAATTTTAGGAAGTGAAAAAAATGGAATATCTTCATCAATTTTAGTTCTTTGCAATAAAAAAATTAAACTTCCTATGCAAAGAAATGTTGACTCATTAAATGTATCAGTAGCTTGTGGCGCTATTTTATATGAAGCTGTAAGACAACGTAAATTAATATAAACTACTTTTAAATTGTTTTAAAAAACGAACATCATTTTCAAAAAAGATTCTAATATCATTTATATTAAAATATGACAATGCTATTCGTTCAATACCTAATCCAAAAGCAAAACCTGAATAGATTTCAGGATCTATATTGACATTTTGTAATACATATGGATCAACCATTCCACAACCCATAATTTCTAACCATCCAGTATTATTAGTAATAAATTTATTTATTTTATTATTTAACCCTAAATAAATATCTACTTCTGCACTAGGTTCAGTAAATGGAAAATATGATGGTCTTAATCTAATAGGAGTATCATTAAATAATGACTTAGTAAAATATTCTATAATTTGTTTAAGATCTATGAAAGAAACATTAGTATTTACATATAAACCTTCAATTTGATGAAATAAACAATGAGACCGTGATGAAATAACTTCTTTACGATATACTTTTCCATATGATAAAATTCGTATAGGAGGTTTATTATTTTCCATATAACGTATTTGTACTGAAGAAGTATGTGTACGTAATAACATTTTTTCTTTAATAAAAAAAGTATCTTGCATATCTCTAGCTGGATGATCATAAGGAAAATTTAAAGCAGTAAAATTATGCCAATCATCTTCTATTTCAGGACCTTCAATAAAAGTAAATCCTTTTTTATAAAAAATATTTAAAATTTTATTTCTTAGAATAGATATTGGATGTCTAGAACCTATTTCAAATAAATTACTATATATTGTTAAATCTTTTAAAGAATTATATTTTTTTTTTTTAGAAAATTTTTGTTTATAAAAATTAATTTTAGTTAAAACATTTGTTTTTAAATTATTAATGGCTAAACCAATATTTTTTTTATCTTCTTCAGATAAATATTTAATTTCTTTAATTAATTGTGTAATTACACCTTTTTTACTAATAAATTTTTTTTTAAAATTTTCTATTTCTTCAATATTATTTATTTCAAATAATTTAATTTCTTCTTCTAATTTTTTTATTATTTTAATCATAATAATATTTGTATGAATTTTTTTTAGATTATTAATAATATTGATTATAGTAGGATATAAAGGATTTATATTCCAAAATTTTTTAATGTTCCAATAACTTATATAAAAAATTAAATATATATTTATTTTTATTACAACTTTATATATTTTTGTAGGTAAAAATTATAAATTAGCATGTGTAATTATAAATTTATTTTGCATATATAAATAAAAAATATATGTTATTTTCTTCATATAATAATTTAATATTTACATTAATAAAATGAAAAAAAAGAATTATTTTAAAATACTAATAATAGTATTTTTTATACTAAATATTAGTTTTTTTTTACCCCAATTTTTACAAAAATCTAAAAAATCTTATAAAATAGCTACTATAGCATTTTATAATGTAGAAAATTTATTTGATACAATTAAATCCATTGATTATATTAATGGTTTTTTATCACCTTACAATCCTTCTTTTCATCTAAGTATTCCATTAGATAGTAATCTTGCTAAACAAACTCCTATATACAAAGGTCTATATTCAGATTATATTTTTTTTAAAAAAAAAATTAAAGTATTACGACCTTTAGCATTTAGTAATGATTTTACTCCTAATGGAATTAAAAAATGGACTTTAAAAAGATACAAAATTAAATTAAAGCATATTTCTAAAGTTATATCTGAAATAAAACCAGTTATTTTAGGTTTAGCTGAAGTAGAAAATAAAAAAGTTTTACTAGATTTAGTTAATCAACCTGTTTTGAAAAAATATAATTATGAAATTATTCATTATAATTCTTATGATACTAGAGGAATAGATTGTGGAATAATTTATCAAAAAAAACGATTTTTTCCTACAAAAACAAAACATTATGTAATATATGGTCTATATACTAGAGATATATTATTAGTAGAAGGAAAATTAGATGGAGAATATATTTATGTTATTGTAAATCATTGGCCTTCTAAAATTGGAAAAAATAGCGATTATAAACGTTATAAAGCTTCTAAAGTATTAGGATCCATATTAAAAGAAATTCAAAATAAAAATAAAAATGCAAAAATTATTATTATGGGAGACTTTAATGATAATCCTAACACTTCTTCAATTAAACTTATTTCAAATAAAAAATATAAAATATTTAATACTATGAATAATATTTGTACGAAAACAAAAGGTACTTATATGTATAAAAACAAATGGAATTGCTTAGATCAAATAATGTTATCATATAATTTAATTAATAATTTAAATAACTATCATATGTATAAAATAGAAATTTTTAAAAAACGTTATTTAATAAAATCAGGTAGTAAACAACCATTTAGAACTTTTAAAGGTAATAAATATCTAGGTGGTTATAGTGATCATTTACCAGTTTATATAATTTTAATTAAAAAATTAAATTGATAACCAATTGTTGATTGAATCAACTATAGTATCAATATCACCTGCTCCTATTGTTAATAATATATCAAAATATATAGATTTTATTGCTTGCAAAACATTTGACAAAGAACATATTTGTTTTTCTTTGATATTTATATCTTTTAATAAATCATAAGAACTAATTCCTTTAATAGGATTTTCTCTAGCTGGATAAATATTTAGTAAT
It encodes:
- a CDS encoding bifunctional nuclease family protein — translated: MELIQLNIRGISHNQVQAGAYALLLEEKSGQIKIPIIIGILEAQSIASALEKEQHVRPFTHDLFVNFAKIFDLNMKSVIIYKIYDGIFFSRIIFEKLCDKGEKIEKEIDSRTSDAIALAIRFKSPIYATKEVFDKAGIRFEHYFSFSGGLDKEMNNIQNDLKKLTVEDLQNLLKQAVINEEYEFAAHIKKELDNRKNI
- the rlmB gene encoding 23S rRNA (guanosine(2251)-2'-O)-methyltransferase RlmB; translation: MIYIYGIRPIIEAIKSGKTIYNILIQEGYKKSNYIEIFNFIKKKNIPLQIVNSLNHINNKNHQGIIAYISQIHYSKIDQLLPRIYEKGKNPLLLILDSITDVKNFGAIIRTAASTGVNAIIFSNKNIAPINADSIKTSSGCLFKIPICKENNLKKTILYIKNYGIHIVAATEKKGFLWYENDFSIPTAIILGSEKNGISSSILVLCNKKIKLPMQRNVDSLNVSVACGAILYEAVRQRKLI
- the pheS gene encoding phenylalanine--tRNA ligase subunit alpha, whose protein sequence is MIKIIKKLEEEIKLFEINNIEEIENFKKKFISKKGVITQLIKEIKYLSEEDKKNIGLAINNLKTNVLTKINFYKQKFSKKKKYNSLKDLTIYSNLFEIGSRHPISILRNKILNIFYKKGFTFIEGPEIEDDWHNFTALNFPYDHPARDMQDTFFIKEKMLLRTHTSSVQIRYMENNKPPIRILSYGKVYRKEVISSRSHCLFHQIEGLYVNTNVSFIDLKQIIEYFTKSLFNDTPIRLRPSYFPFTEPSAEVDIYLGLNNKINKFITNNTGWLEIMGCGMVDPYVLQNVNIDPEIYSGFAFGLGIERIALSYFNINDIRIFFENDVRFLKQFKSSLY
- a CDS encoding endonuclease — translated: MKKKNYFKILIIVFFILNISFFLPQFLQKSKKSYKIATIAFYNVENLFDTIKSIDYINGFLSPYNPSFHLSIPLDSNLAKQTPIYKGLYSDYIFFKKKIKVLRPLAFSNDFTPNGIKKWTLKRYKIKLKHISKVISEIKPVILGLAEVENKKVLLDLVNQPVLKKYNYEIIHYNSYDTRGIDCGIIYQKKRFFPTKTKHYVIYGLYTRDILLVEGKLDGEYIYVIVNHWPSKIGKNSDYKRYKASKVLGSILKEIQNKNKNAKIIIMGDFNDNPNTSSIKLISNKKYKIFNTMNNICTKTKGTYMYKNKWNCLDQIMLSYNLINNLNNYHMYKIEIFKKRYLIKSGSKQPFRTFKGNKYLGGYSDHLPVYIILIKKLN